The proteins below are encoded in one region of Triticum aestivum cultivar Chinese Spring chromosome 1B, IWGSC CS RefSeq v2.1, whole genome shotgun sequence:
- the LOC123140281 gene encoding alpha,alpha-trehalose-phosphate synthase [UDP-forming] 1 isoform X1 produces MLHEPAGVGSHCSNEPRAARGGDRSGPNQPAGESSRRSMSADAAGTNIISRRRSRLGDEAMPTPSSNAPDSSPFSNDGGASPSAIDRMLRGSGRRHHLPTAASPDAMDTDVVEPAAASLADCGAQSRPEGGPHASMDDAGGGGSGGHAPRPPLSGPRSGFRRLGLRGMKQRLLVVANRLPVSANRRGEDQWSLEISAGGLVSALLGVKDVDAKWIGWAGVNVPDEVGQQALTNALAEKRCIPVFLDEEIVHQYYNGYCNNILWPLFHYLGLPQEDRLATTRNFESQFDAYKRANQMFADVVYEHYQEGDVIWCHDYHLMFLPRCLKEHDINMKVGWFLHTPFPSSEIYRTLPSRSELLRSVLCADLVGFHTYDYARHFVSACTRILGLEGTPEGVEDQGKLTRVAAFPIGIDSDRFKRALDIDAAKRHVNELKQRFAGRKVMLGVDRLDMIKGIPQKILAFEKFLEENPEWIDKVVLLQIAVPTRTDVPEYQKLTSQVHEIVGRINGRFGTLSAVPIHHLDRSLDFHALCALYAVTDVALVTSLRDGMNLVSYEYVACQGSKKGVLILSEFAGAAQSLGAGAILVNPWNITEVADSIKHALTMTSDEREKRHRHNYAHVTTHTAQDWAETFVCELNDTVAEALMRTRQVPPDLPNRTAIQQYLQSKNRLLILGFNSTLTEPVESSGRRGGDQIKEMELKLHPDLKGPLRALCEDESTTVIVLSGSDRSVLDENFGEFNLWLAAEHGMFLRPTDGEWMTTMPEHLNMDWVDSVKHVFEYFTERTPRSHFEHRETSFVWNYKYADVEFGRLQARDMLQHLWTGPISNAAVDVVQGSRSVEVRSVGVTKGAAIDRILGEIVHSKSMVTPIDYVLCIGHFLGKDEDIYVFFDPEYPSEPKVKPDGASVSVDRRQNGRPSNGRSNSRNSQARTQKPQVAAPPPERSSSSSDHSTANNNSHHDWREGSSVLDLNGDNYFSCAVGRKRSNARYLLNSSEDVVSFLKEMAESTTPRAGGLPPGAAADYMFLDRQ; encoded by the exons ATGTTGCATGAG CCGGCCGGAGTCGGATCCCATTGCAGCAACGAGCCCAGAGCAGCGCGAGGCGGCGACCGATCTGG GCCGAATCAGCCGGCGGGGGAGTCGTCGCGGCGGTCCATGAGCGCTGACGCCGCGGGCACCAACATCATCAGCAGAAGAAGAAGCAGGCTGGGCGACGAAGCCATGCCGACCCCGTCCTCCAACGCCCCCGACTCCTCGCCCTTCTCCAACGACGGCGGCGCCTCGCCGAGCGCCATCGACCGCATGCTCCGGGGCAGCGGCCGGCGCCACCACCTGCCCACGGCCGCGTCCCCCGACGCCATGGACACGGACGTCGTGGAGCCCGCCGCGGCCTCCCTCGCCGACTGCGGCGCCCAGTCGCGCCCCGAGGGCGGCCCGCACGCCAGCATGGACGACGCCGGCGGTGGCGGGTCGGGGGGCCACGCCCCGCGGCCGCCGCTCTCCGGTCCCCGCAGCGGgttccgccgcctcggcctccgcGGCATGAAGCAGCGCCTCCTCGTCGTGGCCAACCGCCTCCCCGTCTCCGCTAATCGCCGCGGCGAGGATCAGTGGTCCCTGGAGATCAGCGCCGGTGGCCTCGTCAGCGCGCTCCTCG GTGTGAAGGATGTCGACGCGAAGTGGATTGGCTGGGCCGGTGTGAACGTCCCCGACGAGGTCGGCCAGCAGGCTCTCACCAATGCACTCGCCGAGAAG AGATGCATACCAGTGTTCCTGGACGAGGAGATCGTGCACCAGTACTACAACGGCTACTGCAACAACATACTCTGGCCGCTCTTCCACTACCTggggctgccgcaggaggacaggCTGGCAACCACGAGGAACTTCGAGTCGCAGTTCGACGCGTACAAGCGAGCCAACCAGATGTTTGCTGATGTCGTCTACGAGCACTACCAGGAAGGGGATGTCATCTGGTGCCATGACTACCACCTCATGTTCCTGCCCAGGTGCCTCAAGGAGCATGACATCAACATGAAGGTCGGGTGGTTCCTGCACACGCCGTTCCCTTCCTCGGAGATTTACCGCACCCTGCCATCACGCTCGGAGCTGCTTCGCTCCGTGCTCTGCGCTGATTTAGTCGG ATTTCATACATACGACTATGCAAGGCATTTCGTGAGCGCATGTACCAGGATACTCGGACTCGAGGGTACCCCTGAAGGTGTGGAGGACCAGGGAAAGTTAACACGGGTTGCAGCG TTTCCTATTGGGATAGACTCTGATCGTTTCAAAAGGGCGTTGGACATTGATGCAGCAAAAAGACATGTCAATGAATTGAAACAGCGATTTGCGGGACGGAAG GTAATGCTTGGTGTTGATCGACTTGACATGATCAAAGGAATTCCCCAAAAGATTTTGGCCTTTGAAAAGTTTCTTGAGGAAAACCCTGAATGGATTGATAAAGTGGTTCTGCTTCAAATTGCTGTGCCAACTAGAACTGACGTCCCTGAGT ATCAGAAGCTTACAAGCCAAGTGCATGAAATTGTTGGGCGCATAAATGGACGATTTGGAACATTGTCTGCTGTTCCTATTCATCATCTG GATCGATCTCTTGATTTCCATGCCTTGTGTGCTCTTTATGCAGTCACTG ATGTGGCTCTTGTAACATCACTGAGGGATGGCATGAATCTTGTAAGCTACGAATATGTTGCATGCCAGGGATCAAAAAAAGGAGTTTTGATATTGAGTGAG TTTGCCGGTGCAGCACAATCGCTTGGTGCTGGTGCCATTCTTGTAAATCCCTGGAATATTACAGAAGTTGCAGACTCAATAAAACATGCTTTAACAATGACATCTGATGAGAGAGAGAAGCGGCACAGGCATAACTACGCGCATGTAACAACTCATACCGCCCAAGATTGGGCTGAAACTTTTGTATG TGAGCTAAACGATACAGTTGCTGAAGCTCTGATGAGAACAAGACAAGTTCCTCCTGACCTTCCTAATCGAACGGCCATCCAGCAATATCTGCAGTCAAAAAATCGTTTGCTCATATTG GGTTTCAATTCAACATTGACCGAGCCAGTTGAATCCTCTGGGAGAAGGGGCGGTGATCAAATCAAGGAGATGGAACTCAAGTTGCATCCCGACTTAAAGGGTCCTTTGAGAGCCCTCTGCGAGGACGAGAGCACTACGGTTATCGTTCTCAGCGGAAGCGACAGGAGTGTTCTTGATGAA AATTTCGGAGAATTTAACTTGTGGCTGGCAGCAGAGCATGGGATGTTCTTACGCCCAACTGATGGAGAATGGATGACAACAATGCCTGAGCACCTGAACATGGATTGGGTCGACAGTGTAAAG CATGTTTTTGAGTACTTCACAGAAAGAACCCCAAGATCTCATTTTGAACATCGCGAAACATCATTTGTGTGGAACTACAAGTATGCCG ATGTTGAGTTTGGGAGGCTCCAAGCAAGGGATATGCTGCAGCACTTGTGGACCGGTCCAATCTCAAATGCAGCTGTGGATGTTGTTCAAGGGAGCCGGTCGGTTGAAGTTCGCTCTGTTGGAGTTACAAAG GGTGCTGCAATTGATCGTATTCTAGGAGAGATAGTTCACAGCAAAAGCATGGTCACTCCGATTGACTATGTACTATGTATAGGACACTTCCTAGGAAAG GACGAGGACATCTATGTGTTTTTCGACCCTGAATACCCTTCTGAACCAAAAGTGAAACCGGACGGTGCCTCGGTATCCGTGGACAGGAGGCAGAACGGGCGGCCATCCAACGGCCGGAGCAACTCGAGGAACTCGCAGGCGAGGACACAGAAGCCTCAGGTCGCGGCGCCGCCTCCGGAGAGGTCATCGTCGTCGTCCGACCACAGCACCGCAAACAACAACAGCCACCATGACTGGCGCGAAGGGTCCTCGGTGCTGGACCTCAACGGCGACAACTACTTCTCCTGCGCCGTCGGGAGGAAGCGCTCCAACGCCCGTTACCTGCTCAACTCGTCGGAGGACGTCGTCTCCTTCCTCAAGGAGATGGCCGAGTCGACGACGCCTCGCGCCGGTGGCctcccgcccggcgccgccgcggATTACATGTTCTTGGATAGGCAGTAG
- the LOC123140281 gene encoding alpha,alpha-trehalose-phosphate synthase [UDP-forming] 1 isoform X3 — MSADAAGTNIISRRRSRLGDEAMPTPSSNAPDSSPFSNDGGASPSAIDRMLRGSGRRHHLPTAASPDAMDTDVVEPAAASLADCGAQSRPEGGPHASMDDAGGGGSGGHAPRPPLSGPRSGFRRLGLRGMKQRLLVVANRLPVSANRRGEDQWSLEISAGGLVSALLGVKDVDAKWIGWAGVNVPDEVGQQALTNALAEKRCIPVFLDEEIVHQYYNGYCNNILWPLFHYLGLPQEDRLATTRNFESQFDAYKRANQMFADVVYEHYQEGDVIWCHDYHLMFLPRCLKEHDINMKVGWFLHTPFPSSEIYRTLPSRSELLRSVLCADLVGFHTYDYARHFVSACTRILGLEGTPEGVEDQGKLTRVAAFPIGIDSDRFKRALDIDAAKRHVNELKQRFAGRKVMLGVDRLDMIKGIPQKILAFEKFLEENPEWIDKVVLLQIAVPTRTDVPEYQKLTSQVHEIVGRINGRFGTLSAVPIHHLDRSLDFHALCALYAVTDVALVTSLRDGMNLVSYEYVACQGSKKGVLILSEFAGAAQSLGAGAILVNPWNITEVADSIKHALTMTSDEREKRHRHNYAHVTTHTAQDWAETFVCELNDTVAEALMRTRQVPPDLPNRTAIQQYLQSKNRLLILGFNSTLTEPVESSGRRGGDQIKEMELKLHPDLKGPLRALCEDESTTVIVLSGSDRSVLDENFGEFNLWLAAEHGMFLRPTDGEWMTTMPEHLNMDWVDSVKHVFEYFTERTPRSHFEHRETSFVWNYKYADVEFGRLQARDMLQHLWTGPISNAAVDVVQGSRSVEVRSVGVTKGAAIDRILGEIVHSKSMVTPIDYVLCIGHFLGKDEDIYVFFDPEYPSEPKVKPDGASVSVDRRQNGRPSNGRSNSRNSQARTQKPQVAAPPPERSSSSSDHSTANNNSHHDWREGSSVLDLNGDNYFSCAVGRKRSNARYLLNSSEDVVSFLKEMAESTTPRAGGLPPGAAADYMFLDRQ; from the exons ATGAGCGCTGACGCCGCGGGCACCAACATCATCAGCAGAAGAAGAAGCAGGCTGGGCGACGAAGCCATGCCGACCCCGTCCTCCAACGCCCCCGACTCCTCGCCCTTCTCCAACGACGGCGGCGCCTCGCCGAGCGCCATCGACCGCATGCTCCGGGGCAGCGGCCGGCGCCACCACCTGCCCACGGCCGCGTCCCCCGACGCCATGGACACGGACGTCGTGGAGCCCGCCGCGGCCTCCCTCGCCGACTGCGGCGCCCAGTCGCGCCCCGAGGGCGGCCCGCACGCCAGCATGGACGACGCCGGCGGTGGCGGGTCGGGGGGCCACGCCCCGCGGCCGCCGCTCTCCGGTCCCCGCAGCGGgttccgccgcctcggcctccgcGGCATGAAGCAGCGCCTCCTCGTCGTGGCCAACCGCCTCCCCGTCTCCGCTAATCGCCGCGGCGAGGATCAGTGGTCCCTGGAGATCAGCGCCGGTGGCCTCGTCAGCGCGCTCCTCG GTGTGAAGGATGTCGACGCGAAGTGGATTGGCTGGGCCGGTGTGAACGTCCCCGACGAGGTCGGCCAGCAGGCTCTCACCAATGCACTCGCCGAGAAG AGATGCATACCAGTGTTCCTGGACGAGGAGATCGTGCACCAGTACTACAACGGCTACTGCAACAACATACTCTGGCCGCTCTTCCACTACCTggggctgccgcaggaggacaggCTGGCAACCACGAGGAACTTCGAGTCGCAGTTCGACGCGTACAAGCGAGCCAACCAGATGTTTGCTGATGTCGTCTACGAGCACTACCAGGAAGGGGATGTCATCTGGTGCCATGACTACCACCTCATGTTCCTGCCCAGGTGCCTCAAGGAGCATGACATCAACATGAAGGTCGGGTGGTTCCTGCACACGCCGTTCCCTTCCTCGGAGATTTACCGCACCCTGCCATCACGCTCGGAGCTGCTTCGCTCCGTGCTCTGCGCTGATTTAGTCGG ATTTCATACATACGACTATGCAAGGCATTTCGTGAGCGCATGTACCAGGATACTCGGACTCGAGGGTACCCCTGAAGGTGTGGAGGACCAGGGAAAGTTAACACGGGTTGCAGCG TTTCCTATTGGGATAGACTCTGATCGTTTCAAAAGGGCGTTGGACATTGATGCAGCAAAAAGACATGTCAATGAATTGAAACAGCGATTTGCGGGACGGAAG GTAATGCTTGGTGTTGATCGACTTGACATGATCAAAGGAATTCCCCAAAAGATTTTGGCCTTTGAAAAGTTTCTTGAGGAAAACCCTGAATGGATTGATAAAGTGGTTCTGCTTCAAATTGCTGTGCCAACTAGAACTGACGTCCCTGAGT ATCAGAAGCTTACAAGCCAAGTGCATGAAATTGTTGGGCGCATAAATGGACGATTTGGAACATTGTCTGCTGTTCCTATTCATCATCTG GATCGATCTCTTGATTTCCATGCCTTGTGTGCTCTTTATGCAGTCACTG ATGTGGCTCTTGTAACATCACTGAGGGATGGCATGAATCTTGTAAGCTACGAATATGTTGCATGCCAGGGATCAAAAAAAGGAGTTTTGATATTGAGTGAG TTTGCCGGTGCAGCACAATCGCTTGGTGCTGGTGCCATTCTTGTAAATCCCTGGAATATTACAGAAGTTGCAGACTCAATAAAACATGCTTTAACAATGACATCTGATGAGAGAGAGAAGCGGCACAGGCATAACTACGCGCATGTAACAACTCATACCGCCCAAGATTGGGCTGAAACTTTTGTATG TGAGCTAAACGATACAGTTGCTGAAGCTCTGATGAGAACAAGACAAGTTCCTCCTGACCTTCCTAATCGAACGGCCATCCAGCAATATCTGCAGTCAAAAAATCGTTTGCTCATATTG GGTTTCAATTCAACATTGACCGAGCCAGTTGAATCCTCTGGGAGAAGGGGCGGTGATCAAATCAAGGAGATGGAACTCAAGTTGCATCCCGACTTAAAGGGTCCTTTGAGAGCCCTCTGCGAGGACGAGAGCACTACGGTTATCGTTCTCAGCGGAAGCGACAGGAGTGTTCTTGATGAA AATTTCGGAGAATTTAACTTGTGGCTGGCAGCAGAGCATGGGATGTTCTTACGCCCAACTGATGGAGAATGGATGACAACAATGCCTGAGCACCTGAACATGGATTGGGTCGACAGTGTAAAG CATGTTTTTGAGTACTTCACAGAAAGAACCCCAAGATCTCATTTTGAACATCGCGAAACATCATTTGTGTGGAACTACAAGTATGCCG ATGTTGAGTTTGGGAGGCTCCAAGCAAGGGATATGCTGCAGCACTTGTGGACCGGTCCAATCTCAAATGCAGCTGTGGATGTTGTTCAAGGGAGCCGGTCGGTTGAAGTTCGCTCTGTTGGAGTTACAAAG GGTGCTGCAATTGATCGTATTCTAGGAGAGATAGTTCACAGCAAAAGCATGGTCACTCCGATTGACTATGTACTATGTATAGGACACTTCCTAGGAAAG GACGAGGACATCTATGTGTTTTTCGACCCTGAATACCCTTCTGAACCAAAAGTGAAACCGGACGGTGCCTCGGTATCCGTGGACAGGAGGCAGAACGGGCGGCCATCCAACGGCCGGAGCAACTCGAGGAACTCGCAGGCGAGGACACAGAAGCCTCAGGTCGCGGCGCCGCCTCCGGAGAGGTCATCGTCGTCGTCCGACCACAGCACCGCAAACAACAACAGCCACCATGACTGGCGCGAAGGGTCCTCGGTGCTGGACCTCAACGGCGACAACTACTTCTCCTGCGCCGTCGGGAGGAAGCGCTCCAACGCCCGTTACCTGCTCAACTCGTCGGAGGACGTCGTCTCCTTCCTCAAGGAGATGGCCGAGTCGACGACGCCTCGCGCCGGTGGCctcccgcccggcgccgccgcggATTACATGTTCTTGGATAGGCAGTAG
- the LOC123140281 gene encoding alpha,alpha-trehalose-phosphate synthase [UDP-forming] 1 isoform X2 — MRPNQPAGESSRRSMSADAAGTNIISRRRSRLGDEAMPTPSSNAPDSSPFSNDGGASPSAIDRMLRGSGRRHHLPTAASPDAMDTDVVEPAAASLADCGAQSRPEGGPHASMDDAGGGGSGGHAPRPPLSGPRSGFRRLGLRGMKQRLLVVANRLPVSANRRGEDQWSLEISAGGLVSALLGVKDVDAKWIGWAGVNVPDEVGQQALTNALAEKRCIPVFLDEEIVHQYYNGYCNNILWPLFHYLGLPQEDRLATTRNFESQFDAYKRANQMFADVVYEHYQEGDVIWCHDYHLMFLPRCLKEHDINMKVGWFLHTPFPSSEIYRTLPSRSELLRSVLCADLVGFHTYDYARHFVSACTRILGLEGTPEGVEDQGKLTRVAAFPIGIDSDRFKRALDIDAAKRHVNELKQRFAGRKVMLGVDRLDMIKGIPQKILAFEKFLEENPEWIDKVVLLQIAVPTRTDVPEYQKLTSQVHEIVGRINGRFGTLSAVPIHHLDRSLDFHALCALYAVTDVALVTSLRDGMNLVSYEYVACQGSKKGVLILSEFAGAAQSLGAGAILVNPWNITEVADSIKHALTMTSDEREKRHRHNYAHVTTHTAQDWAETFVCELNDTVAEALMRTRQVPPDLPNRTAIQQYLQSKNRLLILGFNSTLTEPVESSGRRGGDQIKEMELKLHPDLKGPLRALCEDESTTVIVLSGSDRSVLDENFGEFNLWLAAEHGMFLRPTDGEWMTTMPEHLNMDWVDSVKHVFEYFTERTPRSHFEHRETSFVWNYKYADVEFGRLQARDMLQHLWTGPISNAAVDVVQGSRSVEVRSVGVTKGAAIDRILGEIVHSKSMVTPIDYVLCIGHFLGKDEDIYVFFDPEYPSEPKVKPDGASVSVDRRQNGRPSNGRSNSRNSQARTQKPQVAAPPPERSSSSSDHSTANNNSHHDWREGSSVLDLNGDNYFSCAVGRKRSNARYLLNSSEDVVSFLKEMAESTTPRAGGLPPGAAADYMFLDRQ; from the exons ATGAG GCCGAATCAGCCGGCGGGGGAGTCGTCGCGGCGGTCCATGAGCGCTGACGCCGCGGGCACCAACATCATCAGCAGAAGAAGAAGCAGGCTGGGCGACGAAGCCATGCCGACCCCGTCCTCCAACGCCCCCGACTCCTCGCCCTTCTCCAACGACGGCGGCGCCTCGCCGAGCGCCATCGACCGCATGCTCCGGGGCAGCGGCCGGCGCCACCACCTGCCCACGGCCGCGTCCCCCGACGCCATGGACACGGACGTCGTGGAGCCCGCCGCGGCCTCCCTCGCCGACTGCGGCGCCCAGTCGCGCCCCGAGGGCGGCCCGCACGCCAGCATGGACGACGCCGGCGGTGGCGGGTCGGGGGGCCACGCCCCGCGGCCGCCGCTCTCCGGTCCCCGCAGCGGgttccgccgcctcggcctccgcGGCATGAAGCAGCGCCTCCTCGTCGTGGCCAACCGCCTCCCCGTCTCCGCTAATCGCCGCGGCGAGGATCAGTGGTCCCTGGAGATCAGCGCCGGTGGCCTCGTCAGCGCGCTCCTCG GTGTGAAGGATGTCGACGCGAAGTGGATTGGCTGGGCCGGTGTGAACGTCCCCGACGAGGTCGGCCAGCAGGCTCTCACCAATGCACTCGCCGAGAAG AGATGCATACCAGTGTTCCTGGACGAGGAGATCGTGCACCAGTACTACAACGGCTACTGCAACAACATACTCTGGCCGCTCTTCCACTACCTggggctgccgcaggaggacaggCTGGCAACCACGAGGAACTTCGAGTCGCAGTTCGACGCGTACAAGCGAGCCAACCAGATGTTTGCTGATGTCGTCTACGAGCACTACCAGGAAGGGGATGTCATCTGGTGCCATGACTACCACCTCATGTTCCTGCCCAGGTGCCTCAAGGAGCATGACATCAACATGAAGGTCGGGTGGTTCCTGCACACGCCGTTCCCTTCCTCGGAGATTTACCGCACCCTGCCATCACGCTCGGAGCTGCTTCGCTCCGTGCTCTGCGCTGATTTAGTCGG ATTTCATACATACGACTATGCAAGGCATTTCGTGAGCGCATGTACCAGGATACTCGGACTCGAGGGTACCCCTGAAGGTGTGGAGGACCAGGGAAAGTTAACACGGGTTGCAGCG TTTCCTATTGGGATAGACTCTGATCGTTTCAAAAGGGCGTTGGACATTGATGCAGCAAAAAGACATGTCAATGAATTGAAACAGCGATTTGCGGGACGGAAG GTAATGCTTGGTGTTGATCGACTTGACATGATCAAAGGAATTCCCCAAAAGATTTTGGCCTTTGAAAAGTTTCTTGAGGAAAACCCTGAATGGATTGATAAAGTGGTTCTGCTTCAAATTGCTGTGCCAACTAGAACTGACGTCCCTGAGT ATCAGAAGCTTACAAGCCAAGTGCATGAAATTGTTGGGCGCATAAATGGACGATTTGGAACATTGTCTGCTGTTCCTATTCATCATCTG GATCGATCTCTTGATTTCCATGCCTTGTGTGCTCTTTATGCAGTCACTG ATGTGGCTCTTGTAACATCACTGAGGGATGGCATGAATCTTGTAAGCTACGAATATGTTGCATGCCAGGGATCAAAAAAAGGAGTTTTGATATTGAGTGAG TTTGCCGGTGCAGCACAATCGCTTGGTGCTGGTGCCATTCTTGTAAATCCCTGGAATATTACAGAAGTTGCAGACTCAATAAAACATGCTTTAACAATGACATCTGATGAGAGAGAGAAGCGGCACAGGCATAACTACGCGCATGTAACAACTCATACCGCCCAAGATTGGGCTGAAACTTTTGTATG TGAGCTAAACGATACAGTTGCTGAAGCTCTGATGAGAACAAGACAAGTTCCTCCTGACCTTCCTAATCGAACGGCCATCCAGCAATATCTGCAGTCAAAAAATCGTTTGCTCATATTG GGTTTCAATTCAACATTGACCGAGCCAGTTGAATCCTCTGGGAGAAGGGGCGGTGATCAAATCAAGGAGATGGAACTCAAGTTGCATCCCGACTTAAAGGGTCCTTTGAGAGCCCTCTGCGAGGACGAGAGCACTACGGTTATCGTTCTCAGCGGAAGCGACAGGAGTGTTCTTGATGAA AATTTCGGAGAATTTAACTTGTGGCTGGCAGCAGAGCATGGGATGTTCTTACGCCCAACTGATGGAGAATGGATGACAACAATGCCTGAGCACCTGAACATGGATTGGGTCGACAGTGTAAAG CATGTTTTTGAGTACTTCACAGAAAGAACCCCAAGATCTCATTTTGAACATCGCGAAACATCATTTGTGTGGAACTACAAGTATGCCG ATGTTGAGTTTGGGAGGCTCCAAGCAAGGGATATGCTGCAGCACTTGTGGACCGGTCCAATCTCAAATGCAGCTGTGGATGTTGTTCAAGGGAGCCGGTCGGTTGAAGTTCGCTCTGTTGGAGTTACAAAG GGTGCTGCAATTGATCGTATTCTAGGAGAGATAGTTCACAGCAAAAGCATGGTCACTCCGATTGACTATGTACTATGTATAGGACACTTCCTAGGAAAG GACGAGGACATCTATGTGTTTTTCGACCCTGAATACCCTTCTGAACCAAAAGTGAAACCGGACGGTGCCTCGGTATCCGTGGACAGGAGGCAGAACGGGCGGCCATCCAACGGCCGGAGCAACTCGAGGAACTCGCAGGCGAGGACACAGAAGCCTCAGGTCGCGGCGCCGCCTCCGGAGAGGTCATCGTCGTCGTCCGACCACAGCACCGCAAACAACAACAGCCACCATGACTGGCGCGAAGGGTCCTCGGTGCTGGACCTCAACGGCGACAACTACTTCTCCTGCGCCGTCGGGAGGAAGCGCTCCAACGCCCGTTACCTGCTCAACTCGTCGGAGGACGTCGTCTCCTTCCTCAAGGAGATGGCCGAGTCGACGACGCCTCGCGCCGGTGGCctcccgcccggcgccgccgcggATTACATGTTCTTGGATAGGCAGTAG